The genomic window TCTCGCATGGCGACTTCTCGAAGAAGCTCGAGGACACCATGGCGTGGAGCCCGTTCTCGCCGACGCTGGGCGCGGCCGTCGCCATCGACAGCGACCATGCGATCGCGCAGGTGAGCAACGACGACCTCGAGCGCTGGGGCATCGGCTTCGAGCAGGCCTTCGAGATCGCGGTCGACAACCTGCGCCACAAGGCCGCGCCGGCCTTCGGCCAGCTCACGCCCGGGCTCTACGTGTCGAACTACGGCGACTACTACGACGCCGGCCGCATCTTCCTGCACGAGCTGGCCTGGCAGCTGCCGCTCGATGGCGATCCGGTGGCGATGGCGCCGAACCGCACCTGCCTGCTGGTCTGCGGTGCCGACGATGCGGAAGCGCTCGAGAACATGATCGCGACCGCGCGCCGGGTGCTGCGCGAACAGTCGCGCCCGCTGAGCGCCGAGATGTTCAGGCTGCGCGACAGGACGTGGTCGCTGTGGACCCCGCCCGGGCAGGCCGGCGTGCAGCTCACGGCGCTGCTGCGCGAGGAAAAAGCGGTCGACTACAACGACCAGCGGGAAGTGCTCGAGAAAGCCCACGAGGCGGCGGGCGTCGACGTCTTCGTCGCCAAGCACAGCCTGCTGCAGCGCGACTCCGACGGCGCCGTGATCAGCTATGCGGTGCTGCCCAAGGGCGTCGACACCTGGCTGCCCGAAGCCGACTTGGTCTTTCTCTGCGAGGTCGCGGGCGAAACCCCGACCATCGTAGCGTGGCCGCATTTCGCCGAGCATGCGGGCCACCTGCTCGAACGGCTGCCGCTGGCCGTGCCGCGCTGGAAGGTGCTCGGCTATCCCGAGGGCGACTGCCTGCGAAGACTGCAGGAACTGGCAACGACGGTGGAGGCCGTGCAGCGCCAGTGAGTGGAGCGGCGGACGCCGCGTTCAGACCGCCGCATCCTCCACGCCGTCGAGCAGGCGCGCGGCCTCCTGCAGGTCGGTCGTCTCGAAGCCCTCGGTGAAGTTGGCGAACACCTCCGCGAGCAGATCCCTTCCTTCCTGCGCGCGCTCGCCATCGGCCCACAGCCGCGCCAGGTCCATCGCCACGCGCAGCTCCCACGAGCGCGCGCCCTGCTGGCGGCTGACCGCCAGCGCTTCGTCCAGGCATTGCCGCGCCTGCGCGAGGCGCGGGGCCGGCCCGCCCGACAGCGCGCGCGCCTTCACGCGCAGCAGCTCCGGCAGGTTGTAGAGGTCGCCCTTGGCATGGACCAGCGCGAGCGTGTCGTCCATCAGGGCCAGGGCTTCGTCGTGCCGGCCGGTCATGACCAGGCCTTCCGCGAGCGTGAGGTTGAAGGCCGAGGTCAGCAGCTCGTAGCGCGATTCGCGCAGCTCGACCAGGCAGCCCTGCAGCGCGCGCACGCCCTGCTCGGCATCGCCGCGCCGCACGCAGAGCTCGCCCTTCACGCCGCGGCCCACCGCGAGGTAGGGCGTGAGCGAATGCGATTCGGCGAAGGCGATGAAGCTGTCGATGTCGCGCTCGGCGCGCTCGAGATCACCGGCCCAGAGATAGACCGACACGGCCCAGATCAGCGCGATGCACAGCGTGACCGGATGATTGAGCTCGCGCGCCTCGTCGACCGCGCGCTGCGCCAGCGCCATCGCCTGCGAGGGATGGCCCTGCAGCCACAGGGTGCGGGCCAGCGAGATGCAGGCGCGGTTGTGGAAGTCGAAGCCCGAGTAGATGCTGGTGCCCTGCCGCGACAGCGTCGACCCCGCGATCGCGGCCTCGAGGAAATGCCGCGCGCCGGCCTGGTCGCCCAGCAGGTGGTTCGACAGCCCCACGAGCGAATCCGCGGTGGCGCGGGCGGTCGGGTCGTCGATCGAGGCCGCCACGCGTGCGCAGCGCTTGGCGTAGCTCAGCGACTCCACGAAATCGCCGATGCGCTCGTGGAAGATCTGCAGCCGCGCCAGCAGCTGGACCTGGCTCGCGCCGTCGCCGAGCGCCTCGGCCACCTGCAGGCTGCGCTCGAGCGCATGCCGCACCTCGTCGCTGTTGCCGCGCGTGAACATCTGCGAGAGGCCCACGGCCGCCTGCAGATGCATCTCGACCGCGCTGCCGCGCGCGGCGGGCGTGAGTTCGGCCAGCGCGCGCTTCGACCAGGCATGGCACTCGGCCAGTAGCGACATCGCCATGAAGGCTGGCACCGCCGCCACCGCCAGCGAAAGGCCCAGGTCTCTGTCGCCGCCGCGGTCGAAGCACCACGCAAGCGCCGAGCGCACGTTGCCGAGGTCGGCCAGGTCGGAGGCGCGCGCGGTATCGCCCGAGAACGCATCGTGCTCGGCGGCCATGCGCTCGAGCCGCGTCCGGAAGTGCAGCGCATGGCGGCGCGCGCTCGCCTCGGCGGTCGGCGCATCGGCCTTGGCGAGCGCATAGGCGCGCGTGCTCTCGAGCAGGCGGTACTGCGCGGAACCACCCGCGCGATGCACCGCGAGCAATGATTTCTCGGCCAGGCTCGCGATCGCGTCGACCACCTGCGCCTGTGTCAGCGCCTCATCGGCCACCACCTGCCGTGCAGCCTCGAGCGAGAAGCGGCCGACGAAGACCGCGAGCCGGCACAGCACCTCGCGCTCGCGCGGGTCGAGCAACTCGTAGCTCCAGTCCAGCGTGGCCTGCAGCGTCTGGTGGCGCGGCCGCGCCGTGCGCTGCCCGAGCCACGACAGCGCCAGCCGCTCGTCGAGCAGCGCGGCGGTCTGGCGCAGGCCATAGGTCGTCACGCGGCGTGCCGCGAGTTCGATCGCGAGCGCGAGGCCGTCGAGCTTCCTGCAGATGCCCGCGACGACCTGCGCGTCGGCATCGTCGAGCGCCGGCATCGCGCCGCTCGCGCCGGCCCGGTCCATGAACAGGCGCGTGGCCGGATACAGCAGCACGTCGCGCGCGAGCAGGCCGGGCTGGTCGGGCGGCGTGGCCAGCGGGTCGAGCGGATGGATGTGCTCGCCCGGCACGCGCAGCGCCTCGCGGCTGGTCGCGAGCAGGTGGATGCCGGGCGCGGCCTGGAAGATGCGCTCGGCCAGCGACGCGGCCGCTGCGATCACGTGCTCGCAGTTGTCGAGGATCAGCAGCATTCGCCGCCCGCGCAGGTAGGCGACGAGGCTGGGCACCGGATCGGCCGAGCGCACCGACAGCCCGAGCATCGAGGCGATGGCGCTCGGCACCAGGCCGGGGTCGGCCAGCATCGAGAGGTCGACGAAGACCACCGCGCCGTCGAAGCCGCTCAACATGTCCTGCCCCACGCGGATCGCGACCGAGGTCTTGCCCACGCCGCCCGAGCCCACGATGGTGACGAAGCGGCTCCGGGCGAGCTGGGCCGGAATCGCCGCGAGGTCCTTGGCGCGGCCCAGCAGTTCCAGCGGCTGCGCCGGCAGGCCCGGTTCGATCGCTCCCACCGCGGCTGGCGCGTCGGCCCGCATTTCGGGCGCGGCCTCGCCGCGCGTGACACGCGCGACGAAGCAGTAGCCGCGGCCCACCACGTTCGACAGGTAGCGCGCGCCGTCCTGGCCGTCGTTCAAGGCCTGGCGCAGCATCGTGATCTGGTAGCGCAGGCTGCCGTCGGACACCACCATGCCGGGCCAGGCGCGCGCCATCAGCTCCTGCTTGCTCACGATCGCGTTGGCCTTCGCGACCAGCACCAGCAGCACGTCCATCGCGCGACCGCCGAGCTCTACCGGTTCGCCGTCGCGCGCGAGCAGGCGTTCGCCCACGCGCAGCGTGAAGGGTCCGAAGTGAAGGATGTCATCGGCCCCGGAGGGCGGTGCGTCGCTCATGGCGGGTGGGGGGTCTGCGGGCGTCGGGGCGCGCCGAGGATACCCGAGCCACAGCGCCGACACGGGCTTCGCGGAGCCGGCGCGCGGCGGATTTGTATGACCGTGTGTCGCGTCGCCCTTCGAATACACAGGCATGCGAATCGGCCGATTCTTCACACATGCGGGATACATCGGCTGGCTTCAATCGAGTGGCTTTCACTTCACAGAGACCACGCCATGACCGAACCGATTTCCTCCCTCACGCGCCGCCGCCTGCTCGCCACCTCGATGGCCTTCAGCGCCGCGTCGGCCGCCACCGCCGCCTTCGCCATGCTGCGCCCGCCTTCGGCCACCGGCCCCGACGACACCTCGGTGCGGCCCTTCCGCGTCGCCGTCGATCGCGAGGCGCTCGTCGACCTGCGCCGACGCCTCGCCGCCACGCGCTGGCCGAGTGCCGAGACCGTGGCCGACACCTCGCAGGGCGTGCGCCTCGCCACCCTGCGGTCGCTGGTGCGCTACTGGGCCACCGACTACGACTGGCGCAAGGGCGAGGCGCGGCTCAATGCCGTGCCGCAGTTCGTGACCACCATCGACGGCCTCGACATCCAGTTCGCCCACATCCGCTCGCGCCACGCCGATGCGATGCCGCTGATCATGACCCACGGCTGGCCCGGCTCCATCTTCGAGCTGCTCAAGGTCGTGGGCCCGCTGACCGACCCCACCGCGCACGGCGGCCGCGCCGAG from Variovorax paradoxus includes these protein-coding regions:
- a CDS encoding winged helix-turn-helix domain-containing protein, whose protein sequence is MSDAPPSGADDILHFGPFTLRVGERLLARDGEPVELGGRAMDVLLVLVAKANAIVSKQELMARAWPGMVVSDGSLRYQITMLRQALNDGQDGARYLSNVVGRGYCFVARVTRGEAAPEMRADAPAAVGAIEPGLPAQPLELLGRAKDLAAIPAQLARSRFVTIVGSGGVGKTSVAIRVGQDMLSGFDGAVVFVDLSMLADPGLVPSAIASMLGLSVRSADPVPSLVAYLRGRRMLLILDNCEHVIAAAASLAERIFQAAPGIHLLATSREALRVPGEHIHPLDPLATPPDQPGLLARDVLLYPATRLFMDRAGASGAMPALDDADAQVVAGICRKLDGLALAIELAARRVTTYGLRQTAALLDERLALSWLGQRTARPRHQTLQATLDWSYELLDPREREVLCRLAVFVGRFSLEAARQVVADEALTQAQVVDAIASLAEKSLLAVHRAGGSAQYRLLESTRAYALAKADAPTAEASARRHALHFRTRLERMAAEHDAFSGDTARASDLADLGNVRSALAWCFDRGGDRDLGLSLAVAAVPAFMAMSLLAECHAWSKRALAELTPAARGSAVEMHLQAAVGLSQMFTRGNSDEVRHALERSLQVAEALGDGASQVQLLARLQIFHERIGDFVESLSYAKRCARVAASIDDPTARATADSLVGLSNHLLGDQAGARHFLEAAIAGSTLSRQGTSIYSGFDFHNRACISLARTLWLQGHPSQAMALAQRAVDEARELNHPVTLCIALIWAVSVYLWAGDLERAERDIDSFIAFAESHSLTPYLAVGRGVKGELCVRRGDAEQGVRALQGCLVELRESRYELLTSAFNLTLAEGLVMTGRHDEALALMDDTLALVHAKGDLYNLPELLRVKARALSGGPAPRLAQARQCLDEALAVSRQQGARSWELRVAMDLARLWADGERAQEGRDLLAEVFANFTEGFETTDLQEAARLLDGVEDAAV